A DNA window from Setaria viridis chromosome 2, Setaria_viridis_v4.0, whole genome shotgun sequence contains the following coding sequences:
- the LOC117842853 gene encoding transcription factor TGA2: protein MASGGGSMREQQQEMNISFGMMSHHGHHHHQPPSSSSSSSMHAAAASFMSGKEASGAYDHLGELDQALFMYLDHGSSHGDATHQEQRQTLNIFPSQPMHVEPSPKGEISLVLSPAPVGSKQPRSPQDHHHHQQAAMEELAGSRRLQQEHHHLQHQPFAAAGAEPAAPGMIKDVKPLAKKDHRRGASTAERDPKTLRRLAQNREAARKSRLRKKAYIQQLESSRIRLAQLEQELHTARAQGVFFPNSGLLADQGVAGKGVPIGGIDGLSSEAAMFDVEYGRWQEEHYRLMYELRAALQQHLPEGELQMYVESCLAHHDEMVGIKEGAIKGDVFHLISGVWRSPAERCFLWLGGFRPSEVIKMLLSHVEPLTEQQIVGVYGLQQSALETEEALSQGLDALYQSLSDTVVSDALSCPSNVANYMGQMAAAMNKLSTLEGFVRQAENLRQQTLHRLHQILTTRQMARSLLAVSDYFHRLRTLSSLWVTRPRATQEQQQGHS, encoded by the exons GAGCGGCAAGGAGGCGTCAGGGGCGTATGACCATCTGGGCGAGCTGGACCAGGCCTTGTTCATGTACCTGGATCACGGCAGCAGCCATGGCGACGCCACGCACCAAGAACAAAGGC AGACACTCAACATCTTCCCTTCCCAGCCCATGCATGTGGAGCCATCGCCGAAG GGGGAGATTAGTTTAGTCCTGTCCCCGGCGCCGGTGGGATCCAAGCAGCCAAGGTCACCGCAGGACCATCACCATCACCAGCAGGCCGCCATGGAGGAGTTGGCGGGGAGCAGGAGGCTGCAGCAGGAGCACCACCACCTGCAGCACCAACCCTTCGCTGCCGCCGGTGCTGAGCCTGCAGCGCCCGGGATGATCAAGGATGTGAAGCCGCTGGCCAAG AAGGATCACAGGAGGGGTGCATCGACTGCTGAACGCGACCCGAAA ACACTGAGAAGGCTGGCCCAGAACAGGGAGGCAGCAAGGAAAAGCAGGctaaggaagaag GCTTACATCCAGCAGCTGGAGTCCAGCAGGATCAGGCTAGCTCAGCTCGAACAAGAACTGCACACTGCAAGAGCTCAG GGAGTCTTCTTCCCCAACAGCGGCCTCCTCGCCGACCAAGGCGTCGCCGGCAAAGGCGTCCCCATCGGCGGCATCGACGGCCTCAGCTCAG AGGCGGCGATGTTCGACGTGGAGTACGGGCGGTGGCAGGAGGAGCACTACCGGCTGATGTACGAGCTGCGGGCGGCGCTGCAGCAGCACCTGCCGGAGGGGGAGCTGCAGATGTACGTGGAGAGCTGCCTGGCCCACCACGACGAGATGGTGGGTATCAAGGAGGGCGCCATCAAGGGCGACGTCTTCCACCTCATCTCCGGCGTCTGGCGGAGCCCCGCCGAGCGCTGCTTCCTCTGGCTCGGCGGCTTCCGCCCCTCCGAGGTCATCAAG ATGCTGCTGAGCCACGTGGAGCCCCTGACGGAGCAGCAGATCGTGGGCGTGTACGGGCTGCAGCAGTCGGCGCTGGAGACGGAGGAGGCGCTGAGCCAGGGCCTGGACGCGCTCTACCAGTCGCTCTCCGACACCGTCGTCTCCGACGCGCTCAGCTGCCCCTCCAACGTCGCCAACTACATGGGCCAGATGGCCGCCGCCATGAACAAGCTCTCCACCCTCGAGGGCTTCGTCCGACAG GCAGAGAACCTTCGGCAGCAGACGCTGCACCGGCTGCACCAGATCCTGACGACGCGGCAGATGGCGCGGTCGCTGCTGGCGGTGTCCGACTACTTCCACCGCCTCCGCACGCTGAGCTCGCTCTGGGTCACCCGCCCCAGGGCCacgcaggagcagcagcagggccaCAGCTag